Genomic window (Sediminispirochaeta smaragdinae DSM 11293):
ATTTTCCGCCCCGGTTTCTCGGGTTTTGACGGGAAGCAAATGAAGCAGCTTGCGGCCATCGCGCCGGGGAGCACCCTCAACATCATCCATGAAAGCAGGGTGGTCAAAAAACTGCGGCTGCACATGCCGCCGCGGATCTACAATTTCGACACCATCAGTTGTAGTAATACGGCATGTATCAGCCACCCCTCAAACGGTGAGTCGGTCCCTGCCGAGTTTTTCCGGGTTGCAGGAGATATTTTCGTATGCAAATATTGCGAGAAGCCACACACCTTCAAGGAGATCTGGAAATGAACAGCAGGCATAAAGCACATGAATATGCGGTTGCTCTCGCAGAGGCAAGCCTTACCATAGGGGCAATCCGCCTGAGCCCCGAGAAACCCTTTCTCTGGGCGTCCGGCTATCATATGCCGATTTATAATGATAACCGAATGCTGCTTTCTTCTTGGGAATCCCGAAACCTGGTGGCATCTGCCTTTCGTCTCATGCTCGAAGAGGAAGACGGCTTCGACATCATCGCCGGTACAGCTACCGCAGGAATCCCCCATGCAACTACGCTGGCCGATCTGCTCAGGCTTCCTCTGGTCTATGTCCGTTCTTCATCCAAGGGCCACGGCATGGGCAACCGGATAGAAGGGATTGCATCCCCGGATGATCTTGCGGCCAAGCGCCTCGTTTTGGTAGAGGACCTTATATCCACCGGCGGCAGCAGTATTGCCGCCCTTAATGCCCTTCGGGAATGCGGGGCCGAGGTACCCCTCTGCCTCGCCATCTTTTCCTACGGCCTGGATAAGGCGGCCGATGCCTTCTCGACCTTAGATCCGGCATGCCGCTGCCATCCCATTCTTGATTACAACACGCTTATCGACGTGGCCCGCCGCCGTGGTGATATTGATTCGGAAGAAGAGAAGCAACTTCGCAGCTGGAGAAGCGATCCCTTTGGATGGGGAGAAAAAAACGGTTTCCCGCCGAAAAAAGGAGAGTGAGATGTATATAGAGTCATTGCGTACAAGTGCGCAGAAACAGGGCAATATCGTCTGTCTCGGATTGGATCCGCTGCCCGAGCACTTTCCCTTTGAAGAGCTTCCTCCGGCCCAACGGGTGATAAAGACCTTCGAAACCCTTTTTGACCGTATGATCACCCGTTCGCTCTATCCCGCTGCCTTTAAGCCGAATATCGGTTATTATCATCGGCTGGATCGGCCTCGTGAGGGAAATTTTTCGGGAAGTAAGACCCTTGCACAGGTCTTGACGATGATCGAGGAAGCCTTTCCCGGTGTTCCCGTCATCCTCGACGCAAAGCGGGGAGACATTGCAAGCAGCAGTGCGAACTATGCCCAGGAGGCCTTTGCCTGCTGGAAGGCCGATGCTGTGACAGTAGCCCCCTACATGGGCAGTGATTCCACCGGTCCCTTTGTCTCCTGGTGCGAAAAGGGAAAGGGGGTCTATATCCTGAACCGTACCAGTAATCCCAGTGGCGCGGAGCTCCAGAACTTGGAACTTCGTGACGATGCGGGAGGACTTGCTCCGCTCTACATGACGGTAGCCCGGGCCATAGCCGAGAGCGCCGCTCGCTTTCCCGGCTGCGGGGCTGTGGTCGGGGCTACCAATCCCCAGGAGCTTGGCCGTCTCTCCGCTTTTTACGCATCGAAGCAGGTTCCTCTCCTTATTCCCGGTGTCGGCGGCCAGGGGGGCAGTGCCGGGGTGACGGTCCGCACGCTTTCGCAAAGCGGCTATCCCATCGATCTTGCACGAATAAACTCATCCAGCGGTATCACCCATCCCTGGGTGAAGCAGAAACTTGCTCCTCCCCCGGATTGGGATAGGCTTTCCACCGATGCCCTTGCCCGGCTCATTGAGGAGATCAGCCGTGAGTTCTGAGAAAGATCGCTTCGGCCTTTCCTGGCCGAAAGATGCCGGCAGCAGGCGGGAGGCGCTTCGAAGTCGGCTCGGTTGCGGCGAAGGGCGTTTCGGTGGTTTTGCCACGGTAAGCGGTATCCTCTCAACCCGCCCTGAGATGATTCGGGAACTCGATCGCCGTATCCCCGGTTTGGTGATGATTACCACCAAGAGCTACCAGCTTGTCCCGAATCCGGGGAACCGGGAGCCTATCATCGTCGAGACCTCCGCAGGCTCTTTTGGAAACGCCGTAGGTCTGCGCAATCCCGGGATGGAAAAGGCTCTCGAAGAACTGATTCGCCTCAGAAGTTCCTGGAAGATGCGTGCGCTGCTGAACGTAAGCCTCTCCGGCAGCAGCCCGGAGGAGTTCGTTCGTCTTGCCGAGGGCTTTTCCCCTGTTGCGGACACCCTTGAACTCAACTTTTCCTGTCCCCATGCTGCGCCGGGCTACGGCATGAGTATCGGGGTCGATCCTGAGCTTGTGGAGCGTTACGTCAAGGCAATCCGTGAGGTGACGGACCTTCCGCTTCTTCCAAAGCTCACGCCCAACACCGAGGATATCGGGGCTGTGGCTGAAGCGGCAATGAGGGCGGGGGCCGACGGCCTTGTTGCGGTCAACACCTTCGGACCCGAGCTCTACATCGAAAAACACTCCGGTAAGCCGATACTGATGAACATCCACGGAGGAAAGGGCGGAAAGTCAGGACGTTGGATTCACCGCGAGGCCGTGGAAAAGGTTCGGAGCATCAGAGAGCAGGTCGGGGCAGATCCCCTTATCATCGGTATGGGCGGGGTCGAAGATGCGACGGGCGTGATCGCCATGCGGGAGGCCGGGGCCGATGTCGTTGGCATCGGCAGCGCCTTTGCCATGGTGAGGCCTGAAGATTGGGAGGGATGGTTCGAGGAACTTGCCCCCTCGGATGGGGCAGAAAAAAACGGACGTACGGCTGTTCCAAGGATAGAAAAGCCTCAGATGGTCTATCGTCCCTATCGGATACGCTCGGCGCGGTCGGGAATCGGGGGCTTGCGTCGAATCACCCTCGACGGAAGGGTTCCCTTTGAGGCCGGGCAGTTTGTGTTCCTCTGGATTCCCGGAGTAGGGGAGAAGCCCTTTTCCGTCGCCCTTTCCGATCCTCTCACCTTTTTGGTTCGTGAGCGGGGCGAGATGACCCGTGCTCTCTGTGCCCTGGAAGCGGGGGATACCCTGTACATGCGGGGAATGTACGGCAGCGGCGCAAGGCTTCCTGCTACCCGGCGGGCCTGGATCCTTGCCGGGGGAACGGGACTTGCCGTGGTTCCCACCCTTGCCTCTGCCCTATCCGGCAGGGGAAGCAAGCTTTCGATTTTCATGGCCCTTTCCGATCGGGAAGCGGCGGCAGGGACGATGCGTGATGCCGACACCCTCTTTTCCAAAGAACTTTCCGCTTTGGGATCATACCAGGTGGTTCAGGACGATGGGGTGATCGGCAGGGCTGTCAAGGTTTTCGCCGGCGAGCTTGCTGCAGAGGGATCGGCGGCGGAGAGTGCCCTTTATGTTATCGGCCCGGCCCCCTTCATGGAGGCCGCAGCAGCAACAGGCCGGGCCGCCGGGATTCCTGCGGATCGAATCAGCCTCAGCATAGAGACATCCACCCGTTGCGGTGTGGGGCTCTGTGGCGAATGTGTCTGTGCCGGAAAGCTCACCTGCAGAGAGGGAACCTTTTTCACCCTTACCGAGCTTGAGGTGCGGGGCGTAAAGCCGGGAGATTTTTCCGATGATCATTGATCCTCATGTTCACCTTCGCGACTGGGAACAGATAGACAAGGAAAGCCTGTACCACGGCATGGAGAGTGCCATGCTCTGCGGGGTCTCTGCCCTTTTCGATATGCCCAACTGTCAGCCGCCTTTAATCGACGAGTATCATATCCGCAGGCGACTTTCCGATGCCGCAGGGGCCGCAGAGATGCTCTCTGCACGTACCGGAAAATCCGCGCCCTTTTATGCCCTTTACGGGGGGCTTACTTCTGACGGAGACCAGGTTGCCGAGATGGTAGCCCTCTGGCGGGAACTTTTCCCCCGGCTCATCGGTATGAAGCTTTTTGCCGGTCGATCAACCGGCTCTCTGGCCGTTGTTGAAAAAGAACGGCAAGAAGCGATTTGGAAACGTCTTGCCCGGGAATCATATAAGGGCCTTGTAGCGGTCCATTGCGAAAAGGAGGGGCTCTTTTCCCCTGAGCTTTGGGACCCTGCGAAGCCTTCCACCCACTCCCTGGCCCGTCCTGAGGAGGCGGAAGTTGCTTCGGTCGCCGATCAGATAGCATCCGCACGACTGGCCGGCTTTTCCGGAACACTTCATATTTGCCATATCTCCTCACCTGAGGCCCTTCACCTGGTTGAAGAGGCAAGGAAGGCCTCGGCTGCCGGCGAGCTTTCCTTTCGCATCACATGTGGGGCGACCCCTCACCATCTGCTTCTGGACAGCTCACTGGTTCCGGAGGGAGAAGAGGGGCTGCTTTTTAAGGTCAATCCCCCCTTACGCTCTCCCGAGAGCAGGAGCGTGCTTTGGAATGCTCTTGTGAACGGACGAATCGATTGGATCGAGAGCGATCATGCACCCCACCGTATCGATGATAAGCGGAAGGGCTTTGCTTCCGGCCTTCCATCCTTGGTTGCCTGGCCCCTCCTCATAAGGGAGATGCGGCGAGTCGGTACGACAGAGGAGAAGATCGAGATGCTCACCGCCGGGAATGCTATCCGCTGTTTCGGCCTTGAGTCCGGGGAGTTGTCCGACTATTCAAAGGAAAGCGCAGGACCGGATGATGCAGCCATTCACGCCCTTTGTGGACGTTATGAGGCAAATGCTTGGAGTAGATACTTGACCTTCTGATCTACTCCGGTGCAAAGTGGGCGGATATGGACAGATCAAAAATGATGGGCACGGGGAGTATACCTCGCCTCTTGCTCAACTTCTCACTGCCTGCCATCGCCGGCATGATGGTACAGGCTACCTATAACATCGTAGACAGAATCTACATCGGAAACGGGATTGGCCCCATGGGAATTGCCGGTGCCACCGTGGGTTTTCCCGTTATGCTCGTTATTATGGCCTTTGGTATGTTGATCGGAATCGGTGGAGCGTCGGCACTCTCTATCGCCCTGGGGAAAAATGACCGGGAGTTTGCCCGCAAGATACTGGGGAACTCCTTTACACTGCTGATCATTGTCTCTCTTCTGCTTATGGTCCTTGGGTTGATCTTTCTTGATCCCATGTTGAAGCTTTTCGGGGCCAGTGAACAATCGCTTCCCTATGCCAGGGATTATCTGAGCGTTATCCTGCTCGGTGTCCTGGTCAATCAGATTGGATTCGGTCTCAATAACTTTATTCGAGGCGAAGGAAATCCTCGGGCGGCCATGATCACCATGCTGATTGGGGCGGGAATCAACATCATCCTTGATCCTGTTTTTATCTTTGTGCTCGATATGGGGATTCGCGGAGCAGCCATAGCAACGGTTATCAGCCAGTTTGTCAGCAGCCTTTGGGTCCTCAGCTACTTCTTCGGTCCGAAAAGTGTTCTCTCCATCACCCTTGCCGGGATGCGTTTGGATCGGACCACCGTGTTGCGAATATTTGGACTCGGCAGTGCCCCCTTTGTTATGCAGCTGACCTCCAGCGTGTTTAACATGATTCTCAACAACCAACTGCAACGATACGGTGGTGATCTTGCGATTAGCAGCATGGGGATCATCTATTCCATACTCATGTTCATTATGATGCCTATTTTCGGCCTGAACCAGGGAGCCCAGCCTCTGATCGGCTACAACTACGGAGCACGTTCCTTCGCCCGCGTACGGCATACCATTTGGCTTGCCATCTTTGCCGCCACGGCAATTACCAGCCTCGGCTTCTGCCTTGCCCAGCTTTTTCCCTCAAAGCTGATCGCTTTCTTTGCTCCGGGGAACGATAACCTTCTTGCCATGGCCGTTCCTGCCATTAGGAAATTCTTTCTGATGTTGCCGTTAGTGGGGTTTCAAGTGGTTTCCTCCAACTATTTTCAAGCCACCGGCCAGCCTCAGAAGGCTATGATTCTTTCCATGAGTCGTCAGGTGCTGTTCCTCATTCCGCTTATTGTTTTTTTGCCCTCGTTTCTCGGATTGAACGGAATTTGGTTTGCGCCCCCTATTTCCGATTTTCTTGCCGCGATGGTCACCGGATTTTTCTTTTTGCGAGATCTTGCACTGTTAAAAAAAGAACCGCTTTTCACCGAGGCGCAAAACGGGTAGAATAGCGTGCGACTGGACTTTACGATTCTGACCAGAAGGGGAGGGGCTTGTAATGCAAAATGTGGTGATTGTTGGAACCGTGGCCGACAATCCTGTTGTGGAAGATGTAGCCCATCATCTCCAGCAGCACGAGGATTACTCCGATCTTATTAGTCTGAAAAGTTTTGTGAACACCGAATTTTGTCCCCGTTTCATCATTTCCGACAGATCCAACGACCAGCCCGGCAGGCAGCTCGAAGGGAAGGCCGTTGTGATCATCAGCACCAATTACGGGAGCAGCAGCCGGGATGAGCTTGCGATGCGTACGCTCCTTATTGCAAGGGCTGCGCGGGACAACGGGGCCGATAAGGTGATTCTTCTCGAACCCGATCTGTTTTACAGCGCTCAGGACAGGGGGCCGAGACGCGAGCACGGTTATACCGCCTTCGTGAGAAACGAAGAGGATTATCAGAAATTCGACGGCCAGCCCTTTTCCGCCCGCCTCTATGCCGATCTGCTCAAGGCGGCGGGGGTCGATGAAATCGTGACCGTGCACAACCATTCTGTTTCCGTTCAGGCTATTTTCATGGACCGTTTTGAGGGGCGCTTTCATAATCTTCTTCCCGATGATCTCTATGCGGACTACATCAGCGATTCCGATGTTGTTTCACAGAAGGGAATGGTACTCTGTGCTCCCGACAAGGGCGCACTTGATTTCGTGCGACGTGTGAAAAAGTCCGTCGGAAGAGATGATGTTCCCCTTGTCTTTCTTGACAAGTGCCGTAAAGACGAACGATGTGTGGAGATCGATCTGTCGCCCGAATCCGAGATCGCGCTTTCCGATCTTGCCGGAAGGGATATCGTCATTATCGACGACATGGTCCGAACGGGAAATACCATCATCGAGGCGTGTCGTCTTCTCAAGAGCGCCGGTCCGAATCGTATCGTCTTTTTCGTAACCCACTTCTATTCGAGCCGGGAGTGCAGAAGCAATCTCAACGATTCCGTTCTCGATGAGATTGTTACCACCAGTACCATCCCCGAGATTTTGAATCGGGATGTACAGGGACGTTTGCGACATAAGATGGTTGTCCTCCAGCTTTCCCGCTGGATAAGTAACTACCTTTTGCGGATCATTCAGCCCGATTCGACTCCTCTTCCGCCCCCCTTCTACAACGAGGATATGTCCAGCAAGAACCCCCGTTGGAAGGGACATATGGGCCCACTTTTTTCTGTAAGATAGGATAATACTCTATGGCAAAACAGGTACCCGACACCTTCCGTGTGGCAATCATTTGTGGAAAACTGGGTGATGTTGACGGTGTTTCTCTCGAGGTCGACAAGTGGATTGACGTCCTTCTCGCCCAGGGGCATGAGATCTATACCTTTGCGGGCTTCTACCCGAAACCCCTCTCCTCGATACCCGAGGAAAGGCAGTTTGTTGTTTCCGATCTCCGTTTCGGTAGTGAGGATCAACTCGAGTATGAGAATTGGTTTTTCCCCCATCTTCGCAGCGGCCCTTTTCGGCTTTCCGACGACCGTAAGGAGCGTTTGCTTGAGAAGCTTGAGGATCAGGGGAATAGGCTGGCAAACGAGCTCTTCGGTATGATTCAGCGCTATGGTATCGATGTGATCATCGCACAGAATACAAATGCCATGCCGATGGCACTGCTTGCGGGTATGGCGGTATACAAGCTTTCGACGGAGCGGCGGGTCGCCACCATTTTCCATCACCACGATTTCTGGTGGGAACGGAGTCGTTTCAGCCACAATCATATCGAAGAACTCCTCGGCATGATCATGCCCCCCGCCGAACCGGGGCTCGAACATGTGGTTCTTTCAAGTTATGCCGAACATATCCTGCGCTCCTTTAAGCGGGTTCATCCCCGGGTGATTCCCAATTGTGAGGATTTTGAGCATCCACCGAAAAAGGATGATTATAACGGCCATTTTCGCGCCGAACTTGGTTTTTCCGATGATGATATCCTCATTATCCAGCCGACGCGAATCGTCAGAAGAAAGCGGATCGAGGACTCGGTGGAACTGGTTGGGCGCTTCCTGCTCCGTTATCCGGAGCTGGCCTCCAGGGTGCGTTTCGTCATCAGCCTGTACCAGGGAGATGAACCCGATCAGGACTACATCGGTCAGATCCGTTCCATGTGTAAGGATCGAAAGATTGATTTACGGCTCATCAGCGACAGGGTCGCCGCTCAGCGAGGAAATGATGAACAGGGGCGGATGATGTTTACAAATCGGGATGTGCTGGTCAATGCCGATCTGGTCACCTATCTCCCCGTCTGGGAAGGGTTCGGCAATGCACTTCTGGAAGCGGTTGCAGCAAAGGTGCCGATCGTGACGACAACCTACCTGGTCTATAAAACCGATATAAAGATTGCCGGTTTCGATAATATCGAAATACGTGATATCTACGACGAAGAAAACCGCCTCATTATCCCCGATTCTGCGGTAGAAGAGATGCATCGGCTTCTGCAGGATGGTGAACGAAGAGCGCGAATGGTTGAGCACAACTTTGAGGTGGGTGCCCGTGAGTTCGGGCTTGCAAGCCTCCGGCGTCTTCTCAGGGAAACCTTTGACGACTACGGCGATGAGATTCGTGCAAGCCGAAAAAGGATCGAGAAGAGCCGAAGGGAATATCCGGTATAGCCGTAAGCAGCGAGATCTTTCCTCACAAGCTCCTCATAAGCTATAGAACGCAGGGCGACGGTCTTCAAAGAGGTCGTTCAGCGCCGTTACCGCCTTGTTTTTTGCCTTCCGGGGATCGATATCGGCATAGATGATTTCGTTTGCTCCCTTTTCGCTTCCTTGCGCGCGGGCGAGAAGCGATCCGTCGCAGGAGACGATTTGGCTTGCACCGGTATAGGAAAGCTCTCCCGCCGCTCCTTTCTCTCGCCCTGTCCTGTTTGCCAAAAGCCAGAAGACCCGGTTCTCCAGTGCCCTGACACGACTTGTAAGCTGGCCGTACTCCGGAAGCACCAGGTTGGAGGGATGGCAGATGATCTGTGCTCCCTTTAGGGCCAGGGTCCGTGCCGCTTCGGGGAACATATGGTCGAAACAGATCAGAAGCCCGATCTTTACCCCGTCGACGTCGATCAGGGCGAAGGGGGCCTCGCCGGACTGAAAGAACTCCTTCTCCTTATAAAAGAGATGGACCTTGCGGTAGCTTCCCTCAAGCCCCTGTGGACCAACCATAATGGCGCTGTTGTAGAGTTTCCCGCCGGAAGCCTCGGGAATACCGACGACATATCGGGCACCGGTTTTCTTTGCAAGAGATGTGAGAGCCTCAGCTGTTTTTCCCTCCGCCTCTTCGGCAAGAGAGAGCAGCTGCTTTGGGGATGCAAAGTTATAACCGCTGACGGCGAGCTCGGGCAGCACCACAAGCTCTGCATCGATGGACGCTAAAAGCTCGACCATCCGTTTGCGGTTTTCTTCCGCCTCTCCCAGGCGGGGTTCAAACTGGCAGATGGCCACCTTCATCAGCGGTAAGCCTTCTCGTAGATCGCAATGACATCCTGCGTGTTCAGCGGGGCTCTGTCCATTTCAAAGAGTCCTCCCATGGTGTTACGGGCATTTTGTGCATACGCAGGGATCTGGGCCTTCTCAAGGCCGTAGTCGGACATCTTTAGTTCATCGACTCCACACGCCCTTTGGAGTTTTTCCAGGGCCGTGACCATCAACATGGCACGATCAGCCTCTGGTACTGCGGAGGTCTCCTCTCCCATGGCCTCGGCAAGCGTTGCAAGCCGCTGGGGGACTACCGATGCAAAGTGGGTGAAGTAGGCCTTGCTAAGCATGATAAGCCCGGCCCCGTGGGGGAGTTCGGGCTTAAAGGCGCTTAGCGCATGCTCCATGCTGTGCTCCGAGGTACAACTTGAGGTAGATTCCACCATCCCCGAAAGGGTGTTGGCCAGGGCAACCTTACTTCTTGCCTCGATGTCGTTTCCATCCGCAACGACCCTGGGGAGGTATCGGCTGACCAGTCGTACGCTTTCAAGGGCGTAGAGGTCGCTGATAGGCGTGGCAATATTGGCGATATACCCCTCTGCTGCATGAAAGAAGGCATCGAAGCCCTGGTAGGCGGTCAGTTTTGGCGGGACCGAAAGCATAAGTTCGGGATCGACGATGGAGAGGGTGGGGAAGGTGTCGGGGGTGCCGAAACCGATTTTTTCATTTTTATCCTGGTTGGTGATAACGGTCCAGGGATCTGCCTCGGTACCGGTGCCTGCGGTGGTCGTTATCGCAACAATGGGCAGCACTGCTTCGGTAACCGGCTTTCCCTTACCACTGCCGCCGTTGATGTAATCCCAGTAGTCTCCAGGATTATTCACCATGACGGCGATACTCTTTGCCGAGTCGATGCTGCTTCCTCCTCCCAGACCAAGGACAAAGTCGCAACCCTCTTGCCTTGCCAGAGCCGCTCCCTCCATGACGTGGGAAAGAATCGGGTTGGGCAGAATTTTATCAAAGATAACCGAATCGATTCCCTGCTTTTTCAGAAGAGCCGCCGTCCTGTCGAGGTAGCCATGGCGCTTCATTGAACCGCCGGCCGAAACAACGATGAGCGCCTTTTTTCCCGGCAGTTTTTCACGTCCGAGACTTTCGAGCGATCCAGGACCGAACTGAATTTGGGTAGGAATATAGGTGGAAAACTGTTCCATAGGTACCATCCTTATCACTATAGATAGTTCAATAATACTATTGTTATAGGGATGCGGCAAATAGCTTTCCTGTGGGTATGTTCTATAGGGTTTGTTTTTAGTAGTGTTCGGAATCCTGGTGGTTTCATGCCGTCTTTCCCGGAAAAATCCTTAGGTTTCCAGGATTGCTTGATCGTATCTCCCTATACTCTGTAATTGGCGGCAACAAAAAAAATTGAGAGGCTTTGACCACCAGGATTCCGGACACTATATTTGTTTTTGGATAGTGCCGTGCGGCCATAGCCCCTGTGGCCGCAAACAGGAATCTTTCGATAGCGGCCGGACACAGAAACACATGGTACCAACGATATGCTTGCTATACTGTAAAAAAGCCTTTCGGTCTATTCTTATCTCTCAAGGGCTCCGATATCCGGCTTTCCTACCCGTGCATCTCCCTTAAAATCGACTTCCAGAGCTGGCTCTCCCATATATCCCTCCCCGATGGCGATACTCCCGGCCTTCAGAGTTCCCGGAATTTTACCTCTGTCAATATAATCCTGGATATCTCCTGTGATCTCCTCGTAGGGAAGATCTGCGACATTGTATCCTGCTTCGTTTTCCAGTGTTCTATCGGAACGTCCATTGTAGTAGATATTCTTATAGACTACTCCCTTTCCCTGGTTAAAAATGGTCGCACTTGTCATACTATTGTTATAAAATTGCGCACCAGGACGCTTTGCTCCTACATCCCATGTCTGAACATAATAATGGGGGCTGCGAGGGTCATCAAATCCAGTTCCGAAACTACGTCCCAGGTGGCTGGTCCACTGATCGTTCGGGGTATATACAACGGTGTTATTTCGAAATATGTTATTGCCTTCAAATTCGGCACCCATAACGAATAAATTACCATTGCTGGGGGCAAAGATATTGTTTTCCCACACAAAGTTAGCATAATAGCCACCTGCAGTATTCGCATTGATCATCACATCCATGGATTCGGTGTGGTAGAAGAGATTGCCTCGGACCGTCACATTCTTTGTATCATGAGCGTATGTTTCGGATGCGTTGATCATGTACATATGGATACAGTCTACATGCTTGCCGTAGGGAAGTGCTGGCTGTCCATCGATGTCGCCAATCCCATCATCTAAATCGTGAATAACGTTTCCCTCAATTAACCAGTTTGTTCCTCCGTGAATCTGAATCCCGTCTTGCATGTTGTGGTGAATATGGTTGTTCTTGATGACAAGATCATTTGCCATGCCGGTGACGCCCAATCCCGTGTTGGTAATTTCATTATTGTATACCGTTACATAGCGGGTGCAAGAAGCGCGTACCCCTGCCGTCCCCATGAAATCCGCTTTTTCATCATTATTTAGGGAAGAAAAGTCTTTGCTTTGTGTTATCAGACAGTTGCGTATATCTGCATAACGGCTGCCAAGGACTGTTATAGCTTCTGCCTGAACTCCGTCGATTCTCAATCGAAGGTTGCTGTTGCCATTTTGGGCAAAGGGGATTGAAAACCACCCTCCATCGTTTGTCTTGGTCCCAAGGGTTACCATTCCCAATTTTGCTTGGTGCAGGTTCACCGCCTTTATGGTGACCCATTCGGGAAAAACCTCATCGATAGGTGTGCATTTATTATTTCCCTCATAGTAGGTAGCCCCGAATTTCAGATCGCCATACTCTCCGTCTTCCAGTAAAAGAAGCTCACCGCCATGCATCTGGGAAAGGGCATAGGAGAGGCTGGCAAATGGCGACGATTTAGAACCGCTGTTTTGATCGGAACCGCTTGACGGGTCTACGAAGTACGTTGTGCCTGAGGATTCATAGGTTTCGATTTCCGGGTCATAGGAACTCCCATAGCATGAAGATCTATTGGAGCCGTCGGAGTCGGATGCTGATGAAAATAATAGATTACAGGAAGCTAAAATCA
Coding sequences:
- a CDS encoding nitrilase-related carbon-nitrogen hydrolase is translated as MKVAICQFEPRLGEAEENRKRMVELLASIDAELVVLPELAVSGYNFASPKQLLSLAEEAEGKTAEALTSLAKKTGARYVVGIPEASGGKLYNSAIMVGPQGLEGSYRKVHLFYKEKEFFQSGEAPFALIDVDGVKIGLLICFDHMFPEAARTLALKGAQIICHPSNLVLPEYGQLTSRVRALENRVFWLLANRTGREKGAAGELSYTGASQIVSCDGSLLARAQGSEKGANEIIYADIDPRKAKNKAVTALNDLFEDRRPAFYSL
- a CDS encoding iron-containing alcohol dehydrogenase, whose protein sequence is MEQFSTYIPTQIQFGPGSLESLGREKLPGKKALIVVSAGGSMKRHGYLDRTAALLKKQGIDSVIFDKILPNPILSHVMEGAALARQEGCDFVLGLGGGSSIDSAKSIAVMVNNPGDYWDYINGGSGKGKPVTEAVLPIVAITTTAGTGTEADPWTVITNQDKNEKIGFGTPDTFPTLSIVDPELMLSVPPKLTAYQGFDAFFHAAEGYIANIATPISDLYALESVRLVSRYLPRVVADGNDIEARSKVALANTLSGMVESTSSCTSEHSMEHALSAFKPELPHGAGLIMLSKAYFTHFASVVPQRLATLAEAMGEETSAVPEADRAMLMVTALEKLQRACGVDELKMSDYGLEKAQIPAYAQNARNTMGGLFEMDRAPLNTQDVIAIYEKAYR
- a CDS encoding right-handed parallel beta-helix repeat-containing protein produces the protein MKSIFRLLLPFLIVLPLVILASCNLLFSSASDSDGSNRSSCYGSSYDPEIETYESSGTTYFVDPSSGSDQNSGSKSSPFASLSYALSQMHGGELLLLEDGEYGDLKFGATYYEGNNKCTPIDEVFPEWVTIKAVNLHQAKLGMVTLGTKTNDGGWFSIPFAQNGNSNLRLRIDGVQAEAITVLGSRYADIRNCLITQSKDFSSLNNDEKADFMGTAGVRASCTRYVTVYNNEITNTGLGVTGMANDLVIKNNHIHHNMQDGIQIHGGTNWLIEGNVIHDLDDGIGDIDGQPALPYGKHVDCIHMYMINASETYAHDTKNVTVRGNLFYHTESMDVMINANTAGGYYANFVWENNIFAPSNGNLFVMGAEFEGNNIFRNNTVVYTPNDQWTSHLGRSFGTGFDDPRSPHYYVQTWDVGAKRPGAQFYNNSMTSATIFNQGKGVVYKNIYYNGRSDRTLENEAGYNVADLPYEEITGDIQDYIDRGKIPGTLKAGSIAIGEGYMGEPALEVDFKGDARVGKPDIGALER